The Apium graveolens cultivar Ventura chromosome 11, ASM990537v1, whole genome shotgun sequence genome has a window encoding:
- the LOC141696895 gene encoding protein SCAR3-like isoform X2: MPLVRVEVRNEYKLGMREIYKDEDDPKEMLDGVVVAGLVGILRQLGDLAEFAADVFHGLQEQATNTSSRSHKLMIRARKIEAAVSPLEKSILAQRSHLHFAYTTGSRWHADIQSEQNHFIYSDLPMFVMDSYEKCRSPPRLHLLDKFDTGGPGSCLNKYSDPTFFRKASAGFDETYAENFSRHKKACKRKKRTWVPNGDNPQHANHGTPTSSHSGRLNYASQNLHSPSQTISTDDDAVKFEIGSHLNSSDSRTATGQGEYVFNPSCTLKFDGREPEEISSQWTTNNSDTLDTFSLTEQIKVADDDIEEQTGARSSCITWDEKTEIVEPTGPQYYSDVTMEEHPTIFDPILLDGDASNLETDYCSNKSTPKSFHAAHQLDEYESDTDIYMDSRNTMDSESETDLECQTKREVKQLSDLNTKAIDNILNRINPEHMESNSAIIASQVPGCISTNVAILEDKHNLFSLGSTSVLSEETSTAKPISVSPECHAKAQSPCYTGKSSILDSLPSSDLVESNDITTPNIEIPVRNLSSFDSRDPIFRALKSDTVLSSVYGSKESPSVPSGVAGTNFWTNGGLLGLQPSKPPDFSALSPINHESMASSSRGNVLEGKEIALETNTCEGFKMSKQNCSTKGTISHYNDRKDSTSILKTSLSSSQTHLDSKHERTANFHHNYSQSQNLPFSETSIMVPGTEKQDNSDIKAAISLGYCDRNSSQIELSSKLLENGQGKVCSFSEDNPPNLFTTSISEQKNVHQEFQNFSGKTFIEQFGSGSPFVSPSSSPPLEHMKIFFQPIQGFEVSKLKLDFDGSESFESSRGVFPSFQLVPEESHTLQDIDSDSDDTFCDSSPHRSADCLSHYSISDSEEWKFIEYPTGNDGDIYDALCRNSVESVSSNPYVGRIAPGVITNISGLPNLFYEMVMKHSRTDLPSFDTLHDSIRGELHNNSEAKYEPDLESCKDPTLSPSLPPIEWSGMNQNPDMVTENQVPSVQALKHAFDQKILVSAISQKQKLAPVEEDSTGTIVRTKNRKHSDGQKLNLEKDANQSPDSKVTDENEDFLQQIKAKSLTLRRTVTKRPNLGPGVPTNVSVTAILEKANAIRQAVGSDVGEDNDSWSD; the protein is encoded by the exons atgccATTAGTGAGAGTAGAGGTGAGAAATGAGTATAAGTTAGGAATGAGGGAGATATACAAAGATGAAGATGATCCGAAAGAGATGTTAGATGGAGTAGTTGTTGCTGGACTTGTTGGCATTTTACGACAATTAGGCGATCTTGCTGA ATTCGCAGCAGATGTTTTTCATGGCTTACAAGAACAAGCAACGAATACATCTTCTAGAAGTCATAAGTTAATGATTCGTGCGCGAAAAATCGAAGCCGCCGTTTCTCCTCTTGAAAAGTCTATATTAGCTCAGAGAAGCCACTTACACTTCGCTTACACAACTG GTTCCCGCTGGCATGCAGATATTCAAAGTGAACAAAATCACTTCATATATAGTGACTTGCCAATGTTTGTTATGGACTCATATGAAAAATGTCGTAGTCCCCCACGCCTGCATCTGCTTGACAA GTTTGACACTGGTGGCCCAGGATCTTGCCTAAATAAATATTCAGATCCAACCTTTTTCAGGAAAGCGTCGGCTGgctttgatgaaacatatgctgaAAATTTTTCAAGACACAAGAAGGCTTGTAAAAGAAAG AAGAGAACATGGGTTCCGAATGGAGACAATCCACAACATGCTAATCATGGTACCCCAACATCCAGTCACAGTGGCAG ATTGAATTATGCTTCCCAGAACCTTCATTCTCCATCTCAGACCATCTCAACAGATGATGATGCAGTGAAATTCGAAATAGGAAGCCATTTAAACTCTTCTGATTCTAGAACTGCAACAGGACAAGGAGAATATGTTTTCAATCCAAGTTGCACCTTGAAGTTTGATGGTCGTGAACCTGAGGAAATCTCTTCTCAGTGGACAACGAATAATAGTGATACCCTTGATACATTTTCTCTTACTGAGCAAATTAAAGTTGCAGATGATGATATTGAGGAGCAAACTGGTGCGAGATCATCTTGTATCACTTGGGATGAAAAGACAGAAATAGTGGAACCTACAGGACCACAGTATTATTCTGATGTAACCATGGAGGAGCACCCTACGATTTTCGATCCAATTCTATTAGATGGGGATGCTTCTAACCTTGAAACTGATTACTGCAGTAACAAAAGTACGCCAAAATCATTCCATGCTGCACATCAACTTGATGAGTATGAGAGTGATACAGACATTTACATGGATTCACGTAATACCATGGATTCAGAATCAGAAACTGATTTAGAATGCCAAACGAAGCGAGAAGTGAAGCAGCTTTCAGATTTAAACACAAAAGcaattgataatattttaaatcgAATCAACCCAGAGCACATGGAAAGCaattcagcaatcattgcttcTCAAGTTCCAGGTTGTATCTCCACAAATGTTGCTATATTGGAAGACAAACATAACTTGTTTTCCCTGGGATCTACCTCTGTCCTCAGTGAAGAGACATCCACTGCTAAACCGATTTCTGTATCCCCAGAATGTCATGCAAAGGCACAGTCTCCTTGTTACACTGGCAAATCTTCAATTTTGGACAGTCTGCCTTCCAGTGATTTAGTCGAGAGTAATGATATTACTACCCCAAACATAGAAATTCCTGTCAGAAATTTATCTTCCTTTGACTCAAGGGATCCAATTTTCCGGGCTTTAAAGAGTGATACAGTCTTAAGCAGTGTTTATGGGTCAAAAGAGTCTCCGTCAGTGCCTTCAGGTGTTGCTGGAACAAACTTTTGGACGAATGGTGGACTATTGGGACTTCAACCATCAAAACCTCCAGACTTCAGTGCCTTGAGTCCTATAAATCATGAATCCATGGCTTCTTCAAGCCGAGGTAACGTTCTTGAGGGCAAGGAAATTGCATTAGAAACCAATACCTGTGAGGGTTTTAAAATGTCTAAACAGAATTGTAGCACAAAAGGAACCATATCACACTATAATGATCGGAAAGATAGTACCTCTATACTGAAAACATCTCTGAGTTCTTCACAAACTCATTTAGACAGTAAACATGAACGTACTGCTAATTTTCACCATAATTATAGTCAGTCTCAGAATCTACCTTTCTCTGAAACCAGTATTATGGTTCCTGGAACTGAAAAACAGGATAATTCAGACATTAAAGCTGCTATATCTCTTGGATATTGTGACAGAAATTCATCTCAGATTGAATTAAGCAGTAAATTACTTGAAAACGGTCAAGGTAAAGTATGTTCTTTCAGTGAGGACAATCCTCCTAACCTTTTTACAACTAGTATATCTGAACAGAAGAATGTGCATCAAGAATTTCAAAATTTCTCTGGTAAGACCTTCATAGAGCAGTTTGGAAGTGGATCTCCATTTGTATCACCTTCATCATCCCCACCGCTTGAACATATGAAAATATTTTTTCAGCCTATACAAGGTTTTGAGGTATCAAAGCTGAAATTGGATTTTGATGGAAGTGAGTCTTTTGAAAGTAGTAGAGGTGTCTTTCCTTCGTTTCAATTAGTCCCAGAAGAGTCGCATACATTGCAGGACATTGATTCAGACTCTGATGACACCTTTTGTGATTCTTCTCCTCACAGGTCAGCTGATTGTCTCAGTCATTACTCAATTTCAGATTCTGAGGAATGGAAATTCATCGAATATCCTACAGGCAATGATGGTGATATATATGATGCTCTATGCAGAAACTCAGTAGAATCAGTTTCAAGCAACCCATATGTTGGGAGAATAGCTCCGGGAGTAATCACTAACATTAGCGGACTTCCAAATCTATTTTATGAGATGGTTATGAAACATTCACGAACAGATCTTCCAAGTTTCGATACTTTACATGATTCAATCAGGGGGGAGTTGCACAATAATTCTGAAGCAAAGTATGAACCAGATTTGGAATCTTGTAAGGATCCTACACTTTCACCTTCTCTCCCTCCAATAGAGTGGTCTGGTATGAATCAAAATCCAGATATGGTAACTGAGAACCAAGTTCCTTCAGTTCAAGCCCTAAAACATGCATTTGATCAGAAGATTCTAGTTTCCGCAATATCCCAGAAACAGAAGCTAGCACCAGTTGAGGAAGATAGTACGGGGACAATTGTACGTACAAAAAATAGAAAG CATTCAGATGGCCAGAAGCTCAATTTAGAGAAGGATGCTAATCAGTCCCCAGACAGCAAGGTGACAGATGAAAACGAAGATTTCCTTCAACAAATTAAGGCAAAA TCCCTTACCCTTAGGCGCACAGTAACCAAACGGCCTAATCTTGGTCCAGGAGTGCCTACAAATGTTTCAGTCACTGCAATTTTGGAAAAGGCAAATGCAATTCGCCAG
- the LOC141696895 gene encoding protein SCAR3-like isoform X3 translates to MLFLNFFTDTWSTTCDRFAADVFHGLQEQATNTSSRSHKLMIRARKIEAAVSPLEKSILAQRSHLHFAYTTGSRWHADIQSEQNHFIYSDLPMFVMDSYEKCRSPPRLHLLDKFDTGGPGSCLNKYSDPTFFRKASAGFDETYAENFSRHKKACKRKKKRTWVPNGDNPQHANHGTPTSSHSGRLNYASQNLHSPSQTISTDDDAVKFEIGSHLNSSDSRTATGQGEYVFNPSCTLKFDGREPEEISSQWTTNNSDTLDTFSLTEQIKVADDDIEEQTGARSSCITWDEKTEIVEPTGPQYYSDVTMEEHPTIFDPILLDGDASNLETDYCSNKSTPKSFHAAHQLDEYESDTDIYMDSRNTMDSESETDLECQTKREVKQLSDLNTKAIDNILNRINPEHMESNSAIIASQVPGCISTNVAILEDKHNLFSLGSTSVLSEETSTAKPISVSPECHAKAQSPCYTGKSSILDSLPSSDLVESNDITTPNIEIPVRNLSSFDSRDPIFRALKSDTVLSSVYGSKESPSVPSGVAGTNFWTNGGLLGLQPSKPPDFSALSPINHESMASSSRGNVLEGKEIALETNTCEGFKMSKQNCSTKGTISHYNDRKDSTSILKTSLSSSQTHLDSKHERTANFHHNYSQSQNLPFSETSIMVPGTEKQDNSDIKAAISLGYCDRNSSQIELSSKLLENGQGKVCSFSEDNPPNLFTTSISEQKNVHQEFQNFSGKTFIEQFGSGSPFVSPSSSPPLEHMKIFFQPIQGFEVSKLKLDFDGSESFESSRGVFPSFQLVPEESHTLQDIDSDSDDTFCDSSPHRSADCLSHYSISDSEEWKFIEYPTGNDGDIYDALCRNSVESVSSNPYVGRIAPGVITNISGLPNLFYEMVMKHSRTDLPSFDTLHDSIRGELHNNSEAKYEPDLESCKDPTLSPSLPPIEWSGMNQNPDMVTENQVPSVQALKHAFDQKILVSAISQKQKLAPVEEDSTGTIVRTKNRKHSDGQKLNLEKDANQSPDSKVTDENEDFLQQIKAKSLTLRRTVTKRPNLGPGVPTNVSVTAILEKANAIRQAVGSDVGEDNDSWSD, encoded by the exons ATGCTGTTTTTGAATTTTTTTACTGATACATGGTCTACTACTTGTGATAGATTCGCAGCAGATGTTTTTCATGGCTTACAAGAACAAGCAACGAATACATCTTCTAGAAGTCATAAGTTAATGATTCGTGCGCGAAAAATCGAAGCCGCCGTTTCTCCTCTTGAAAAGTCTATATTAGCTCAGAGAAGCCACTTACACTTCGCTTACACAACTG GTTCCCGCTGGCATGCAGATATTCAAAGTGAACAAAATCACTTCATATATAGTGACTTGCCAATGTTTGTTATGGACTCATATGAAAAATGTCGTAGTCCCCCACGCCTGCATCTGCTTGACAA GTTTGACACTGGTGGCCCAGGATCTTGCCTAAATAAATATTCAGATCCAACCTTTTTCAGGAAAGCGTCGGCTGgctttgatgaaacatatgctgaAAATTTTTCAAGACACAAGAAGGCTTGTAAAAGAAAG AAGAAGAGAACATGGGTTCCGAATGGAGACAATCCACAACATGCTAATCATGGTACCCCAACATCCAGTCACAGTGGCAG ATTGAATTATGCTTCCCAGAACCTTCATTCTCCATCTCAGACCATCTCAACAGATGATGATGCAGTGAAATTCGAAATAGGAAGCCATTTAAACTCTTCTGATTCTAGAACTGCAACAGGACAAGGAGAATATGTTTTCAATCCAAGTTGCACCTTGAAGTTTGATGGTCGTGAACCTGAGGAAATCTCTTCTCAGTGGACAACGAATAATAGTGATACCCTTGATACATTTTCTCTTACTGAGCAAATTAAAGTTGCAGATGATGATATTGAGGAGCAAACTGGTGCGAGATCATCTTGTATCACTTGGGATGAAAAGACAGAAATAGTGGAACCTACAGGACCACAGTATTATTCTGATGTAACCATGGAGGAGCACCCTACGATTTTCGATCCAATTCTATTAGATGGGGATGCTTCTAACCTTGAAACTGATTACTGCAGTAACAAAAGTACGCCAAAATCATTCCATGCTGCACATCAACTTGATGAGTATGAGAGTGATACAGACATTTACATGGATTCACGTAATACCATGGATTCAGAATCAGAAACTGATTTAGAATGCCAAACGAAGCGAGAAGTGAAGCAGCTTTCAGATTTAAACACAAAAGcaattgataatattttaaatcgAATCAACCCAGAGCACATGGAAAGCaattcagcaatcattgcttcTCAAGTTCCAGGTTGTATCTCCACAAATGTTGCTATATTGGAAGACAAACATAACTTGTTTTCCCTGGGATCTACCTCTGTCCTCAGTGAAGAGACATCCACTGCTAAACCGATTTCTGTATCCCCAGAATGTCATGCAAAGGCACAGTCTCCTTGTTACACTGGCAAATCTTCAATTTTGGACAGTCTGCCTTCCAGTGATTTAGTCGAGAGTAATGATATTACTACCCCAAACATAGAAATTCCTGTCAGAAATTTATCTTCCTTTGACTCAAGGGATCCAATTTTCCGGGCTTTAAAGAGTGATACAGTCTTAAGCAGTGTTTATGGGTCAAAAGAGTCTCCGTCAGTGCCTTCAGGTGTTGCTGGAACAAACTTTTGGACGAATGGTGGACTATTGGGACTTCAACCATCAAAACCTCCAGACTTCAGTGCCTTGAGTCCTATAAATCATGAATCCATGGCTTCTTCAAGCCGAGGTAACGTTCTTGAGGGCAAGGAAATTGCATTAGAAACCAATACCTGTGAGGGTTTTAAAATGTCTAAACAGAATTGTAGCACAAAAGGAACCATATCACACTATAATGATCGGAAAGATAGTACCTCTATACTGAAAACATCTCTGAGTTCTTCACAAACTCATTTAGACAGTAAACATGAACGTACTGCTAATTTTCACCATAATTATAGTCAGTCTCAGAATCTACCTTTCTCTGAAACCAGTATTATGGTTCCTGGAACTGAAAAACAGGATAATTCAGACATTAAAGCTGCTATATCTCTTGGATATTGTGACAGAAATTCATCTCAGATTGAATTAAGCAGTAAATTACTTGAAAACGGTCAAGGTAAAGTATGTTCTTTCAGTGAGGACAATCCTCCTAACCTTTTTACAACTAGTATATCTGAACAGAAGAATGTGCATCAAGAATTTCAAAATTTCTCTGGTAAGACCTTCATAGAGCAGTTTGGAAGTGGATCTCCATTTGTATCACCTTCATCATCCCCACCGCTTGAACATATGAAAATATTTTTTCAGCCTATACAAGGTTTTGAGGTATCAAAGCTGAAATTGGATTTTGATGGAAGTGAGTCTTTTGAAAGTAGTAGAGGTGTCTTTCCTTCGTTTCAATTAGTCCCAGAAGAGTCGCATACATTGCAGGACATTGATTCAGACTCTGATGACACCTTTTGTGATTCTTCTCCTCACAGGTCAGCTGATTGTCTCAGTCATTACTCAATTTCAGATTCTGAGGAATGGAAATTCATCGAATATCCTACAGGCAATGATGGTGATATATATGATGCTCTATGCAGAAACTCAGTAGAATCAGTTTCAAGCAACCCATATGTTGGGAGAATAGCTCCGGGAGTAATCACTAACATTAGCGGACTTCCAAATCTATTTTATGAGATGGTTATGAAACATTCACGAACAGATCTTCCAAGTTTCGATACTTTACATGATTCAATCAGGGGGGAGTTGCACAATAATTCTGAAGCAAAGTATGAACCAGATTTGGAATCTTGTAAGGATCCTACACTTTCACCTTCTCTCCCTCCAATAGAGTGGTCTGGTATGAATCAAAATCCAGATATGGTAACTGAGAACCAAGTTCCTTCAGTTCAAGCCCTAAAACATGCATTTGATCAGAAGATTCTAGTTTCCGCAATATCCCAGAAACAGAAGCTAGCACCAGTTGAGGAAGATAGTACGGGGACAATTGTACGTACAAAAAATAGAAAG CATTCAGATGGCCAGAAGCTCAATTTAGAGAAGGATGCTAATCAGTCCCCAGACAGCAAGGTGACAGATGAAAACGAAGATTTCCTTCAACAAATTAAGGCAAAA TCCCTTACCCTTAGGCGCACAGTAACCAAACGGCCTAATCTTGGTCCAGGAGTGCCTACAAATGTTTCAGTCACTGCAATTTTGGAAAAGGCAAATGCAATTCGCCAG
- the LOC141696895 gene encoding protein SCAR3-like isoform X6, whose product MFVMDSYEKCRSPPRLHLLDKFDTGGPGSCLNKYSDPTFFRKASAGFDETYAENFSRHKKACKRKKKRTWVPNGDNPQHANHGTPTSSHSGRLNYASQNLHSPSQTISTDDDAVKFEIGSHLNSSDSRTATGQGEYVFNPSCTLKFDGREPEEISSQWTTNNSDTLDTFSLTEQIKVADDDIEEQTGARSSCITWDEKTEIVEPTGPQYYSDVTMEEHPTIFDPILLDGDASNLETDYCSNKSTPKSFHAAHQLDEYESDTDIYMDSRNTMDSESETDLECQTKREVKQLSDLNTKAIDNILNRINPEHMESNSAIIASQVPGCISTNVAILEDKHNLFSLGSTSVLSEETSTAKPISVSPECHAKAQSPCYTGKSSILDSLPSSDLVESNDITTPNIEIPVRNLSSFDSRDPIFRALKSDTVLSSVYGSKESPSVPSGVAGTNFWTNGGLLGLQPSKPPDFSALSPINHESMASSSRGNVLEGKEIALETNTCEGFKMSKQNCSTKGTISHYNDRKDSTSILKTSLSSSQTHLDSKHERTANFHHNYSQSQNLPFSETSIMVPGTEKQDNSDIKAAISLGYCDRNSSQIELSSKLLENGQGKVCSFSEDNPPNLFTTSISEQKNVHQEFQNFSGKTFIEQFGSGSPFVSPSSSPPLEHMKIFFQPIQGFEVSKLKLDFDGSESFESSRGVFPSFQLVPEESHTLQDIDSDSDDTFCDSSPHRSADCLSHYSISDSEEWKFIEYPTGNDGDIYDALCRNSVESVSSNPYVGRIAPGVITNISGLPNLFYEMVMKHSRTDLPSFDTLHDSIRGELHNNSEAKYEPDLESCKDPTLSPSLPPIEWSGMNQNPDMVTENQVPSVQALKHAFDQKILVSAISQKQKLAPVEEDSTGTIVRTKNRKHSDGQKLNLEKDANQSPDSKVTDENEDFLQQIKAKSLTLRRTVTKRPNLGPGVPTNVSVTAILEKANAIRQAVGSDVGEDNDSWSD is encoded by the exons ATGTTTGTTATGGACTCATATGAAAAATGTCGTAGTCCCCCACGCCTGCATCTGCTTGACAA GTTTGACACTGGTGGCCCAGGATCTTGCCTAAATAAATATTCAGATCCAACCTTTTTCAGGAAAGCGTCGGCTGgctttgatgaaacatatgctgaAAATTTTTCAAGACACAAGAAGGCTTGTAAAAGAAAG AAGAAGAGAACATGGGTTCCGAATGGAGACAATCCACAACATGCTAATCATGGTACCCCAACATCCAGTCACAGTGGCAG ATTGAATTATGCTTCCCAGAACCTTCATTCTCCATCTCAGACCATCTCAACAGATGATGATGCAGTGAAATTCGAAATAGGAAGCCATTTAAACTCTTCTGATTCTAGAACTGCAACAGGACAAGGAGAATATGTTTTCAATCCAAGTTGCACCTTGAAGTTTGATGGTCGTGAACCTGAGGAAATCTCTTCTCAGTGGACAACGAATAATAGTGATACCCTTGATACATTTTCTCTTACTGAGCAAATTAAAGTTGCAGATGATGATATTGAGGAGCAAACTGGTGCGAGATCATCTTGTATCACTTGGGATGAAAAGACAGAAATAGTGGAACCTACAGGACCACAGTATTATTCTGATGTAACCATGGAGGAGCACCCTACGATTTTCGATCCAATTCTATTAGATGGGGATGCTTCTAACCTTGAAACTGATTACTGCAGTAACAAAAGTACGCCAAAATCATTCCATGCTGCACATCAACTTGATGAGTATGAGAGTGATACAGACATTTACATGGATTCACGTAATACCATGGATTCAGAATCAGAAACTGATTTAGAATGCCAAACGAAGCGAGAAGTGAAGCAGCTTTCAGATTTAAACACAAAAGcaattgataatattttaaatcgAATCAACCCAGAGCACATGGAAAGCaattcagcaatcattgcttcTCAAGTTCCAGGTTGTATCTCCACAAATGTTGCTATATTGGAAGACAAACATAACTTGTTTTCCCTGGGATCTACCTCTGTCCTCAGTGAAGAGACATCCACTGCTAAACCGATTTCTGTATCCCCAGAATGTCATGCAAAGGCACAGTCTCCTTGTTACACTGGCAAATCTTCAATTTTGGACAGTCTGCCTTCCAGTGATTTAGTCGAGAGTAATGATATTACTACCCCAAACATAGAAATTCCTGTCAGAAATTTATCTTCCTTTGACTCAAGGGATCCAATTTTCCGGGCTTTAAAGAGTGATACAGTCTTAAGCAGTGTTTATGGGTCAAAAGAGTCTCCGTCAGTGCCTTCAGGTGTTGCTGGAACAAACTTTTGGACGAATGGTGGACTATTGGGACTTCAACCATCAAAACCTCCAGACTTCAGTGCCTTGAGTCCTATAAATCATGAATCCATGGCTTCTTCAAGCCGAGGTAACGTTCTTGAGGGCAAGGAAATTGCATTAGAAACCAATACCTGTGAGGGTTTTAAAATGTCTAAACAGAATTGTAGCACAAAAGGAACCATATCACACTATAATGATCGGAAAGATAGTACCTCTATACTGAAAACATCTCTGAGTTCTTCACAAACTCATTTAGACAGTAAACATGAACGTACTGCTAATTTTCACCATAATTATAGTCAGTCTCAGAATCTACCTTTCTCTGAAACCAGTATTATGGTTCCTGGAACTGAAAAACAGGATAATTCAGACATTAAAGCTGCTATATCTCTTGGATATTGTGACAGAAATTCATCTCAGATTGAATTAAGCAGTAAATTACTTGAAAACGGTCAAGGTAAAGTATGTTCTTTCAGTGAGGACAATCCTCCTAACCTTTTTACAACTAGTATATCTGAACAGAAGAATGTGCATCAAGAATTTCAAAATTTCTCTGGTAAGACCTTCATAGAGCAGTTTGGAAGTGGATCTCCATTTGTATCACCTTCATCATCCCCACCGCTTGAACATATGAAAATATTTTTTCAGCCTATACAAGGTTTTGAGGTATCAAAGCTGAAATTGGATTTTGATGGAAGTGAGTCTTTTGAAAGTAGTAGAGGTGTCTTTCCTTCGTTTCAATTAGTCCCAGAAGAGTCGCATACATTGCAGGACATTGATTCAGACTCTGATGACACCTTTTGTGATTCTTCTCCTCACAGGTCAGCTGATTGTCTCAGTCATTACTCAATTTCAGATTCTGAGGAATGGAAATTCATCGAATATCCTACAGGCAATGATGGTGATATATATGATGCTCTATGCAGAAACTCAGTAGAATCAGTTTCAAGCAACCCATATGTTGGGAGAATAGCTCCGGGAGTAATCACTAACATTAGCGGACTTCCAAATCTATTTTATGAGATGGTTATGAAACATTCACGAACAGATCTTCCAAGTTTCGATACTTTACATGATTCAATCAGGGGGGAGTTGCACAATAATTCTGAAGCAAAGTATGAACCAGATTTGGAATCTTGTAAGGATCCTACACTTTCACCTTCTCTCCCTCCAATAGAGTGGTCTGGTATGAATCAAAATCCAGATATGGTAACTGAGAACCAAGTTCCTTCAGTTCAAGCCCTAAAACATGCATTTGATCAGAAGATTCTAGTTTCCGCAATATCCCAGAAACAGAAGCTAGCACCAGTTGAGGAAGATAGTACGGGGACAATTGTACGTACAAAAAATAGAAAG CATTCAGATGGCCAGAAGCTCAATTTAGAGAAGGATGCTAATCAGTCCCCAGACAGCAAGGTGACAGATGAAAACGAAGATTTCCTTCAACAAATTAAGGCAAAA TCCCTTACCCTTAGGCGCACAGTAACCAAACGGCCTAATCTTGGTCCAGGAGTGCCTACAAATGTTTCAGTCACTGCAATTTTGGAAAAGGCAAATGCAATTCGCCAG